Proteins co-encoded in one Pseudarthrobacter chlorophenolicus A6 genomic window:
- a CDS encoding YraN family protein: MKAKDLLGRHGEDLAVGYLETLGMLIVERNWRCSEGEIDVVALDGDALVIAEVKTRRSLDYGHPFEAVGPDKLARLHRLGAAWCRDRELRMPLRRVDVIAVVDDGGGSPVVEHLKGVAEWRSDAPILWRSWA; encoded by the coding sequence ATGAAAGCCAAAGATTTGCTGGGCCGGCATGGCGAGGACCTCGCCGTCGGCTATCTCGAGACCCTCGGCATGCTGATAGTGGAGCGCAACTGGCGCTGCAGCGAGGGCGAAATCGACGTCGTCGCGCTGGACGGGGACGCGCTGGTCATTGCCGAGGTCAAAACGCGCCGGTCCCTTGACTACGGCCACCCGTTCGAGGCGGTGGGACCGGACAAGCTGGCCCGCCTGCACCGGCTCGGAGCCGCCTGGTGCAGGGACCGCGAGCTGAGGATGCCGCTGCGCCGCGTCGACGTCATCGCGGTGGTGGACGACGGCGGCGGCAGCCCCGTGGTGGAACACCTCAAGGGGGTGGCTGAATGGCGCTCGGACGCACCTATTCTGTGGCGCTCGTGGGCCTGA
- a CDS encoding DUF2469 domain-containing protein: MSAEDLENYETDMELQLYREYRDVVGLFSYVVETERRFYLANHVDLQARSADGEVYFDLTLSDAWVWDVYRSARFVKSVRVLTFKDVNVEELPRNEELALPKDVDLGN; encoded by the coding sequence ATGAGTGCCGAGGACCTTGAAAACTATGAGACTGACATGGAGCTGCAGCTCTACCGTGAATACCGCGACGTTGTCGGACTGTTCAGCTACGTAGTCGAGACCGAGCGGCGCTTCTACCTGGCCAACCACGTGGACCTGCAGGCCCGCAGTGCAGATGGCGAGGTCTACTTCGACCTGACCCTCTCCGATGCGTGGGTTTGGGATGTCTACCGGTCCGCACGGTTCGTCAAGAGCGTCCGCGTCCTGACCTTCAAGGACGTCAACGTGGAGGAACTTCCGCGGAACGAGGAACTGGCACTGCCGAAAGACGTAGACCTGGGCAACTAG
- a CDS encoding ribonuclease HII yields MTEAVQAVTVKAPARPRSGSSKATGRGKAPTLRHERTFKAQGVRFLAGVDEVGRGALAGPVSVGIAVVDLERQKPLAGVRDSKLLRATERERLEPLVRRWSVASAVGHASAHEIDALGIIAALRLAGTRAWQDILAAGVIPDMVLLDGSHNWLSPAEQLSLFDQEAPEAACDAPVHTKVKADMQCLSVAAASVIAKVERDRTMRELHAEYPDFGWDINNGYATVLHRDVLRAAGPTPYHRVSWRLLGGELQDAGDMAGGD; encoded by the coding sequence ATGACCGAGGCAGTACAGGCCGTGACCGTCAAGGCGCCCGCCAGGCCGAGGTCCGGATCATCAAAGGCCACGGGCCGCGGCAAGGCGCCCACGCTGCGCCATGAGCGGACCTTCAAAGCGCAGGGCGTACGGTTCCTTGCCGGGGTGGACGAGGTGGGCCGCGGCGCACTGGCCGGTCCGGTCAGCGTGGGGATTGCCGTCGTCGACCTTGAACGCCAGAAGCCCTTGGCAGGCGTACGCGACAGCAAGCTCCTCCGCGCCACCGAGCGCGAGCGGCTGGAGCCTCTGGTGCGCCGCTGGAGCGTGGCCTCCGCGGTGGGGCACGCCTCGGCGCATGAGATTGACGCACTGGGAATTATTGCGGCGCTGCGGCTGGCGGGAACGCGGGCCTGGCAGGACATCCTGGCCGCCGGGGTGATTCCGGACATGGTGCTGCTGGACGGAAGCCATAACTGGCTTTCGCCGGCAGAGCAGCTCTCGCTCTTCGACCAGGAGGCGCCGGAGGCAGCATGCGACGCTCCGGTGCACACCAAGGTCAAAGCCGATATGCAGTGCCTGAGCGTGGCCGCCGCCAGTGTCATCGCCAAGGTGGAGCGGGACCGGACCATGCGTGAACTTCACGCCGAGTACCCCGACTTTGGCTGGGACATCAACAATGGCTACGCCACGGTATTGCACCGCGATGTGCTGCGTGCCGCCGGACCCACTCCCTACCACCGGGTGAGCTGGCGCCTCCTGGGCGGGGAACTCCAGGACGCCGGTGACATGGCAGGCGGGGACTGA
- the lepB gene encoding signal peptidase I, with amino-acid sequence MPENHARTPEPRRDGAADQPAGQSPEPAAAPNPVPDTGAEGAHVDAEPAQAPSRSAAKAAGKPSGKDSGSPVFAWLKEVATVVVIAVVLSFLIKTFLFRAFFIPSESMVNTLDIDDRIFVNLLVPEPFALSRGDVVVFRDTKGWLPPATPEAKGPFTWVQDGLTFVGLLPDTTDQHLVKRVIGLPGDHVVCCDAGGKLTINGAAVDETYINPAEVPQVRDFDVTVPEGKVWVMGDNRNHSADSRSHMESDGGFIDLSDLEGKAAVIAWPLNRITTLGNYPEVFRNVPAAP; translated from the coding sequence ATGCCCGAGAACCACGCGCGGACACCCGAACCGCGGCGCGATGGAGCCGCGGACCAGCCCGCCGGGCAGTCACCCGAACCAGCCGCAGCCCCGAATCCAGTGCCTGACACCGGGGCCGAAGGGGCGCACGTCGACGCAGAGCCTGCCCAGGCGCCGAGCCGCTCGGCTGCCAAAGCCGCGGGCAAACCCTCCGGCAAGGACTCGGGCAGCCCGGTGTTTGCCTGGCTCAAGGAAGTAGCCACAGTGGTGGTAATCGCCGTCGTGCTGTCCTTCCTCATCAAGACCTTCCTGTTCCGCGCGTTCTTCATCCCCTCTGAGTCCATGGTGAACACCCTGGACATTGACGACCGGATCTTCGTCAACCTCCTGGTCCCGGAACCCTTCGCCCTCAGCCGTGGAGACGTCGTCGTCTTCCGCGACACAAAGGGCTGGCTCCCGCCGGCAACACCCGAGGCGAAGGGTCCGTTCACCTGGGTCCAGGACGGCCTCACCTTCGTCGGCCTGCTCCCCGACACTACAGACCAGCACCTCGTCAAACGGGTCATCGGGCTGCCGGGCGACCATGTGGTCTGCTGCGACGCCGGCGGTAAACTGACCATTAACGGCGCCGCGGTCGACGAAACCTATATCAACCCGGCAGAAGTCCCGCAGGTCCGCGACTTCGACGTCACGGTCCCGGAAGGCAAGGTATGGGTGATGGGCGATAACCGGAACCACTCCGCCGACTCCCGCTCCCATATGGAGTCCGATGGCGGCTTCATCGACCTCAGCGACCTTGAAGGCAAAGCAGCCGTGATCGCCTGGCCGCTCAACCGCATCACCACCCTGGGCAACTACCCCGAAGTGTTCCGCAACGTCCCCGCTGCGCCCTGA
- the lepB gene encoding signal peptidase I: protein MDQTKRQPRKPGWRFAFLALLLAVVISGLVRSLWLDIYFIPSESMEPLLEGGDRILVSRTDFTAEPIRRGDVVVFDGRGTFAPLNSGKGPLADAATAATRWLGLTGSDTTYVKRVIGLPGDSVVCCDAAGKVTVNGEPVDEPYVFPGDVPSTQKFNSVVPEGRLWLMGDHRSVSADSRSLLGAPGGGMVPLDRVIGRPVQIVWPLDRFAPVPRPAAAAPTPKNGQ, encoded by the coding sequence ATGGACCAGACAAAACGCCAGCCCAGGAAACCGGGCTGGCGTTTTGCGTTCCTGGCACTGTTGCTCGCCGTCGTCATCAGCGGGCTGGTCCGGTCGCTGTGGCTGGATATCTATTTCATCCCCTCGGAATCGATGGAGCCCCTGCTGGAAGGCGGGGACCGGATCCTGGTGTCCCGGACCGACTTCACGGCCGAACCCATCCGGCGTGGGGACGTGGTGGTCTTCGACGGACGCGGCACGTTCGCCCCGCTCAACAGCGGCAAGGGCCCGTTGGCAGACGCCGCGACCGCGGCCACCCGGTGGCTGGGGCTGACAGGAAGCGACACCACGTACGTCAAGCGGGTCATTGGACTGCCCGGGGATTCCGTGGTGTGCTGCGACGCGGCCGGTAAAGTCACCGTCAACGGGGAGCCCGTGGACGAACCCTACGTCTTCCCGGGAGACGTGCCGAGCACCCAAAAATTCAACTCAGTGGTCCCTGAAGGCCGGCTCTGGCTCATGGGCGACCACCGCTCCGTGTCCGCCGATTCGCGAAGCCTGCTGGGCGCACCCGGTGGCGGCATGGTTCCGCTGGACCGTGTCATCGGCCGTCCCGTCCAGATCGTCTGGCCGCTTGATAGATTTGCTCCAGTACCACGGCCGGCTGCGGCTGCACCAACCCCAAAGAACGGACAGTAG
- the rplS gene encoding 50S ribosomal protein L19 has translation MHILDSVDAASLRTDVPAFRAGDTLKVHVNIIEGKNSRVQVFQGFVLGRQGDGVRETFTVRKVSFGVGVERTFPVHSPIIDKIEVVTKGDVRRAKLYYMRALRGKAAKIKEKRDFTSAK, from the coding sequence ATGCATATTCTCGATTCCGTCGATGCAGCTTCGCTGCGCACTGACGTCCCCGCGTTCCGCGCCGGCGACACCCTCAAGGTGCACGTAAACATCATCGAAGGCAAGAACTCCCGTGTCCAGGTGTTCCAGGGCTTCGTCCTGGGCCGCCAGGGTGATGGCGTCCGCGAGACCTTCACGGTCCGCAAGGTGTCCTTCGGCGTCGGCGTGGAGCGTACCTTCCCGGTGCACTCCCCGATCATCGACAAGATCGAAGTTGTCACCAAGGGCGATGTCCGCCGCGCCAAGCTTTACTACATGCGTGCACTGCGCGGTAAGGCTGCAAAGATCAAGGAAAAGCGCGACTTCACCTCTGCCAAGTAA
- the trmD gene encoding tRNA (guanosine(37)-N1)-methyltransferase TrmD: MRIDVVSIFPEYLAPLELSLIGKARQDGILDLHVHDLRSFTTDRHRTVDDTPYGGGAGMVMKPEPWSQALTAVAEARRGHQGKPVLIVPSPAGERFTQALAHELAGEEHLAFACGRYEGIDERVIEWAGEHFDVRPVSLGDYVLNGGEVAVLAMVEAVGRLLPGVVGNPESLVEESHSDGLLEYPVYTKPAVWRDREVPAILLSGNHGKIAQWRRHEQFRRTSERRPDLLEVFDAGKLPKADRLALQELGYDIVDGRPVRRQGTAEPAG, translated from the coding sequence ATGCGCATCGACGTCGTCAGTATCTTTCCCGAGTACCTGGCGCCCCTGGAACTGTCCCTGATCGGCAAGGCTCGCCAGGACGGCATCCTGGACCTGCATGTCCACGACCTCAGGTCGTTCACCACCGACCGGCACCGTACCGTGGACGACACTCCCTACGGAGGCGGCGCCGGCATGGTCATGAAGCCTGAACCGTGGTCGCAGGCGCTTACCGCTGTTGCCGAAGCGCGGCGCGGGCACCAGGGCAAGCCCGTCCTCATCGTTCCGTCACCTGCAGGGGAGCGCTTCACGCAGGCCCTGGCCCACGAGCTGGCAGGCGAAGAGCACCTGGCTTTCGCCTGCGGACGCTATGAAGGCATTGATGAACGCGTGATCGAATGGGCCGGCGAGCACTTCGACGTGCGGCCCGTCAGTCTGGGCGATTACGTCCTCAACGGGGGAGAAGTCGCCGTGCTCGCCATGGTGGAGGCGGTGGGGCGGCTGCTGCCCGGCGTCGTGGGAAATCCCGAATCCCTGGTGGAGGAATCCCATTCAGACGGCCTCCTGGAGTATCCGGTGTACACCAAGCCCGCCGTCTGGCGCGACCGCGAGGTACCAGCCATCCTGCTGAGCGGAAACCATGGCAAGATCGCCCAGTGGCGGCGCCATGAACAGTTCCGCCGGACGTCCGAGCGGCGTCCCGACCTGCTGGAGGTGTTCGATGCCGGGAAGCTTCCGAAGGCCGACCGCCTGGCCCTGCAGGAACTGGGTTACGACATTGTCGACGGCAGGCCTGTCCGGCGGCAGGGCACGGCGGAACCCGCAGGCTGA
- the rimM gene encoding ribosome maturation factor RimM (Essential for efficient processing of 16S rRNA), with protein MQLQVARIGKPHGIRGEVTVQVMTDAPGDRFVPGVEFVVEPAQSGPLTVSSARWNKDILLLAFEEIEDRNQAETLRGAKLFIETAELDEDDEDGWYEHELVGLEARVGSTVVGKVTALNTAPAQDLLMVTTPDGEEILIPFVEQIVPEVNVGEGYILLTPPDGLFEVNSGEAAPSEPEGTD; from the coding sequence ATGCAGCTCCAGGTGGCCCGCATCGGCAAGCCCCACGGCATCCGCGGGGAAGTCACGGTCCAGGTAATGACCGACGCCCCCGGGGACCGTTTCGTCCCCGGTGTGGAGTTCGTGGTGGAACCTGCGCAGTCCGGGCCGCTGACAGTCAGCAGCGCCCGCTGGAACAAGGACATCCTGCTGCTGGCCTTCGAGGAAATCGAGGACCGCAACCAGGCTGAGACGCTCCGTGGCGCCAAGCTCTTCATCGAAACAGCGGAACTGGACGAGGACGATGAAGACGGCTGGTACGAGCATGAGCTCGTGGGCCTCGAAGCCCGTGTGGGCAGCACGGTCGTGGGCAAGGTGACCGCCCTCAACACCGCCCCGGCGCAGGACCTGCTGATGGTCACCACCCCGGACGGCGAGGAAATCCTGATCCCCTTCGTCGAGCAGATTGTCCCCGAAGTCAATGTCGGCGAGGGGTACATCCTCCTCACCCCGCCGGACGGGCTCTTCGAAGTCAACTCCGGCGAAGCCGCACCGTCGGAACCCGAAGGCACCGACTAG
- a CDS encoding RNA-binding protein, translated as MLADALEHLVRGIVDSPDDVTVNSKNNRRGDTLEVRVHQDDLGRVIGRQGRTARALRTVVAALAGGEPVRVDVVDTDRRR; from the coding sequence TTGCTGGCAGACGCGCTGGAGCACCTGGTCCGCGGAATCGTTGATTCCCCGGACGACGTCACGGTCAATTCGAAGAACAACCGCCGCGGGGATACCCTCGAGGTTCGTGTTCACCAGGATGACCTGGGACGGGTGATCGGCCGCCAGGGCCGCACGGCACGTGCACTGCGCACCGTCGTGGCAGCGCTGGCTGGCGGCGAGCCGGTCCGGGTTGACGTCGTCGACACCGACCGCCGCCGCTGA
- the rpsP gene encoding 30S ribosomal protein S16 — MAVKIRLKRFGKMRAPYYRIVVMDSRAKRDGRAIEEIGKYHPTEEPSYIEVASERAQYWLSVGAQPSEQVAAILKITGDWQKFKGLPGQEGTLKTKGEKEAFVAPEKGSVIIPEAITKKASKSEAAEAEAETTEAE; from the coding sequence GTGGCCGTAAAGATTCGCCTTAAGCGCTTCGGCAAGATGCGCGCCCCGTACTACCGCATCGTCGTCATGGACTCACGCGCCAAGCGTGACGGCCGTGCCATCGAGGAGATCGGCAAGTACCACCCCACCGAAGAGCCCTCGTACATCGAGGTCGCTTCCGAGCGTGCACAGTACTGGCTCTCCGTCGGTGCCCAGCCGTCCGAGCAGGTTGCCGCGATCCTCAAGATCACCGGTGACTGGCAGAAGTTCAAGGGCCTCCCGGGCCAGGAAGGCACCCTGAAGACCAAGGGCGAGAAGGAAGCCTTCGTCGCACCGGAGAAGGGTTCCGTCATCATCCCGGAAGCCATCACTAAGAAGGCTTCCAAGTCTGAGGCAGCCGAAGCCGAAGCAGAGACCACCGAGGCTGAGTAA
- a CDS encoding VOC family protein: protein MTAEATSQDLLPADLAMGTVMLKVGNMKVMADYYQRALGLEVVAEQDGGLYLGRLGKPLVHLAPARGLAIPGRGEAGLFHTALLFEDQAALAATVATAAQFEPRAFTGSADHLVSEAFYFSDPEGNGIELYWDRPRSNWSWNGTDVVMDSLALPPQRYLEQHLTEESLEGQRQTTAGVGHVHLQVGDVQSARDFYVGTLGFEKTAGWHGQALFVSAGRYHHHMAMNVWNSRGAVPRKDTLGLGEVLIEVPSGDDVGALADRLKVAGVSSHHTGAELRFEDPWRNSIRVAVR, encoded by the coding sequence ATGACTGCAGAAGCCACCAGCCAGGATCTTCTTCCTGCCGATCTCGCCATGGGCACCGTAATGCTCAAGGTCGGCAACATGAAGGTCATGGCCGATTACTACCAGCGCGCACTGGGGCTCGAGGTGGTCGCGGAGCAGGACGGCGGCCTCTACCTCGGCCGCCTCGGCAAGCCGCTGGTCCATCTGGCCCCGGCCCGCGGACTGGCCATCCCCGGCAGGGGAGAGGCCGGCCTGTTCCACACGGCCCTCCTCTTCGAAGACCAGGCGGCGCTCGCCGCCACGGTGGCCACCGCAGCCCAGTTCGAGCCGCGGGCCTTCACGGGCAGTGCGGACCACCTGGTCAGCGAGGCGTTCTACTTCAGCGATCCTGAGGGCAACGGCATCGAGCTCTACTGGGACCGCCCCCGCAGCAACTGGTCCTGGAACGGCACCGACGTGGTCATGGACAGCCTGGCGCTCCCGCCCCAGCGCTACCTTGAGCAGCACCTCACCGAGGAGTCCCTGGAAGGCCAGCGGCAGACCACCGCCGGCGTGGGCCACGTCCACCTCCAGGTGGGCGACGTCCAGTCCGCCCGCGACTTCTACGTGGGAACGCTCGGGTTCGAAAAGACCGCCGGCTGGCACGGGCAGGCCCTCTTCGTCTCCGCGGGCCGCTACCACCACCACATGGCCATGAACGTCTGGAACAGCCGCGGCGCCGTTCCGCGGAAAGACACCCTTGGCCTCGGCGAGGTCCTCATCGAGGTGCCGTCCGGTGACGACGTCGGCGCGCTCGCTGACCGCCTCAAGGTCGCCGGGGTCTCCTCGCACCACACCGGCGCTGAGTTGCGCTTCGAGGACCCATGGCGCAACAGCATCCGGGTTGCGGTGCGCTGA
- a CDS encoding amidohydrolase family protein, with the protein MPYIIGFSGTALTGPDSERRGLWSVDGRLTFTRPEAGPDIVLDGWVLPGFVDAHCHIGLGPAGPVDAAESEAQARADLYAGTLLIRDAGSPADTRWMQGGRDFPLLIRAGRHVARTRRYLRGFAHEVEPEGLVEAVRKQARDGDGWVKLVGDWIERGAGDLAPSFPAGVVRDAISAAHDEGARVTAHCFAEDTLDQMLDAGIDCIEHATGLLPRHLPRFVEQGVPIVPTLVNIATFPDIAAQARPKFPVYADHMLALWERRLERVGEAWEAGVQVFAGTDAGSVIRHGRIADEILALHAAGLPAAEALNAASWAARSWLGADGLAEGARADVVLFRDDPRRTLETVAHPSHVVLGGHVVR; encoded by the coding sequence ATGCCATACATCATCGGTTTCAGCGGCACCGCCCTCACGGGACCGGACAGCGAACGGCGCGGGCTCTGGTCCGTGGACGGACGCCTGACATTCACCCGTCCGGAGGCGGGCCCGGACATTGTGCTGGACGGCTGGGTGCTGCCCGGTTTCGTTGACGCCCATTGCCATATCGGCCTGGGTCCTGCCGGGCCGGTGGACGCCGCCGAGTCGGAAGCCCAGGCCCGTGCCGACCTGTACGCAGGCACACTGCTGATCCGGGATGCGGGGTCGCCCGCGGACACCCGCTGGATGCAGGGCGGCCGCGACTTTCCGCTGCTGATCCGGGCCGGGCGGCACGTCGCCCGGACTCGCCGTTACCTTCGGGGGTTCGCCCACGAGGTGGAGCCTGAGGGGCTCGTGGAAGCCGTGCGCAAGCAAGCCCGCGACGGCGACGGCTGGGTCAAGCTCGTCGGGGACTGGATCGAGCGGGGCGCCGGCGACCTCGCACCCTCCTTTCCCGCCGGCGTCGTCCGCGACGCGATCAGTGCCGCACACGACGAAGGTGCCCGCGTCACCGCCCACTGCTTCGCCGAAGACACCCTGGACCAGATGCTCGATGCAGGCATTGACTGCATCGAGCACGCCACCGGCTTGCTGCCCAGGCACCTGCCGCGGTTCGTGGAGCAGGGCGTACCCATCGTGCCCACGCTGGTCAATATCGCCACGTTCCCGGATATTGCCGCCCAGGCCAGGCCCAAGTTTCCGGTGTACGCCGACCACATGCTGGCGCTCTGGGAACGCCGGCTGGAACGCGTAGGGGAGGCCTGGGAAGCCGGGGTGCAGGTCTTCGCCGGAACAGATGCCGGCAGCGTGATCCGCCACGGCAGGATCGCGGACGAAATCCTTGCCCTGCACGCAGCGGGCTTGCCCGCGGCCGAGGCGCTCAATGCGGCCAGCTGGGCCGCCCGGTCATGGCTGGGCGCTGACGGGCTGGCAGAAGGGGCGCGTGCCGACGTCGTGCTGTTCCGGGACGATCCCCGGAGGACCCTGGAGACCGTGGCTCACCCATCCCACGTAGTTTTGGGCGGCCACGTGGTCCGCTAG